A stretch of Treponema vincentii F0403 DNA encodes these proteins:
- a CDS encoding glucosaminidase domain-containing protein: MNVPNLRVKRFFLFFALLAVFFCFSCRSVPPSIPRTIMGTGRMTKEQLASFFLTQTALTQAGKADQEKVKRLAEYYVKESAAEGINADIAFAQMCLETGFLQFGGLVTADMNNFCGLGAINAENPGLVFPDEQTGVRAHIQHLKAYASAEPLNQPSVDPRYRYVNPKGKAPHIYNLAGTWASDPAYGHKIDQLLRRMYAGL; encoded by the coding sequence ATGAACGTTCCGAACCTTCGCGTAAAACGCTTTTTTCTTTTTTTTGCTTTGCTTGCGGTGTTTTTCTGCTTTTCGTGCCGCTCGGTTCCTCCGTCCATCCCGAGAACGATTATGGGAACCGGACGTATGACCAAAGAGCAGCTTGCGTCATTCTTTTTAACCCAAACAGCCTTAACGCAAGCGGGCAAAGCCGATCAGGAGAAAGTTAAACGGCTGGCGGAATATTATGTAAAAGAATCCGCCGCCGAAGGAATAAATGCCGACATTGCTTTTGCGCAGATGTGTTTGGAAACAGGCTTTTTACAATTCGGCGGATTGGTAACCGCAGATATGAACAATTTTTGCGGACTCGGCGCCATCAATGCCGAAAATCCGGGGTTGGTATTTCCCGACGAACAAACGGGAGTCCGAGCGCATATTCAGCACTTAAAAGCATACGCCAGCGCCGAACCGCTCAATCAACCTTCCGTTGATCCGCGTTACCGCTATGTAAATCCCAAAGGCAAGGCGCCGCATATTTACAACCTTGCAGGAACATGGGCATCCGATCCCGCTTACGGGCATAAGATAGACCAGCTGCTGCGCCGAATGTACGCAGGGCTATAG
- the guaA gene encoding glutamine-hydrolyzing GMP synthase, translating to MHTEKIIILDFGGQYSQLIARRVRECGVYCEVLPFDAELNRIKSVSLKGIILTGAPDSVYAEDAATCNPEIFNLGVPVLGICYGMQLMTYLLGGKVQPAEKSEFGKTKLHIDEKSEAAALWKDCPADSIVWMSHNDSVAALPKGFNTIAQTDNCPIAAMANTERKCYGVQFHPEVLHSVYGTQILKNFVRGICGCTEVWNAATAADTVIQEIKRKVGDKKVISALSGGVDSSVASVLVHKAVGDQLTCIFVDHGLLRKDEAAQVLKTYRETLGLNIIHVDASERFLKKLAGVTEPERKRKIIGEEFIRVFEEEAKKIGTVDFLVQGTIYPDVIESGGSKKAAVIKSHHNVGGLPEHIDFKELIEPLRMLFKDEVRALGKALGIPDELVKRQPFPGPGLAVRILGEITPEKLRLVRESDAVLREEIAQAGLSDSIWQYFTVFPNVRTVGAMGDGRTYDNLIAIRAVTSVDAMTVEVAEIPYPLLQKIALRIVNEVKGINRVVYDITPKPPATIEWE from the coding sequence ATGCACACAGAAAAAATTATTATCCTTGATTTTGGCGGGCAGTATAGCCAGCTCATAGCCCGCCGTGTCCGCGAATGCGGAGTTTATTGCGAAGTCCTTCCTTTCGACGCCGAACTTAACCGTATAAAAAGTGTTTCTTTAAAGGGAATTATCTTAACCGGAGCGCCCGACTCCGTATATGCCGAAGACGCGGCAACCTGTAATCCCGAAATATTCAATTTAGGCGTGCCGGTATTGGGAATCTGCTACGGAATGCAGCTGATGACCTATTTACTCGGCGGAAAAGTACAGCCTGCAGAAAAAAGCGAATTCGGTAAAACGAAGCTGCATATCGATGAAAAATCGGAGGCGGCGGCATTATGGAAAGATTGTCCCGCGGACTCTATTGTGTGGATGAGCCACAACGACAGCGTAGCCGCACTCCCCAAAGGGTTTAACACCATTGCGCAAACGGACAACTGCCCCATCGCCGCGATGGCAAACACGGAACGCAAATGCTACGGCGTACAATTCCATCCCGAAGTGTTACATTCGGTATACGGTACGCAAATACTCAAAAACTTTGTACGCGGTATCTGCGGATGCACGGAAGTGTGGAACGCCGCAACCGCCGCCGACACCGTTATTCAGGAAATAAAACGGAAAGTCGGAGATAAAAAAGTTATTTCCGCTCTATCCGGTGGAGTGGATTCCTCCGTCGCTTCCGTACTGGTGCATAAGGCAGTCGGCGATCAGCTCACCTGTATCTTTGTCGACCACGGACTTTTACGCAAAGACGAAGCGGCACAAGTGCTGAAAACCTACCGCGAAACGCTCGGCCTCAATATCATCCATGTAGACGCCTCCGAGCGGTTCTTAAAAAAACTTGCCGGGGTTACCGAACCGGAACGGAAGCGGAAGATTATCGGTGAAGAATTTATCCGTGTTTTTGAAGAAGAAGCGAAAAAAATCGGCACCGTCGATTTTTTGGTGCAGGGAACCATTTATCCCGATGTTATTGAATCGGGCGGAAGCAAAAAAGCCGCGGTTATTAAATCCCACCACAATGTCGGCGGTCTCCCCGAACATATCGACTTTAAAGAATTGATAGAACCGCTGCGGATGCTGTTTAAAGATGAAGTACGTGCACTCGGCAAAGCGCTCGGTATTCCCGACGAACTGGTTAAACGGCAGCCATTCCCCGGGCCGGGACTCGCCGTGCGTATCCTCGGAGAGATTACCCCCGAAAAACTCCGCCTCGTGCGCGAAAGCGATGCTGTTCTGCGTGAAGAAATTGCGCAGGCAGGCTTGTCGGATTCTATTTGGCAGTATTTTACCGTATTCCCCAATGTCCGCACGGTCGGCGCAATGGGCGACGGCAGGACCTACGATAATCTCATAGCAATCCGCGCCGTAACCTCGGTCGATGCAATGACGGTCGAAGTCGCGGAAATTCCGTATCCGCTGCTGCAGAAGATTGCGCTCCGCATCGTCAACGAAGTAAAAGGCATCAACCGCGTGGTGTACGACATTACGCCCAAGCCCCCCGCAACCATCGAATGGGAGTAA
- the acpS gene encoding holo-ACP synthase, translating into MVVGFGIDAVDISRIRRWMENAGLLARFFHPQELAETKSRGLTAAYSLAARFAAKEAYGKALGTGLKGITLKNILVTNNPNGKPELTLLGDAAVPFERIHGTHIHLSLTHESNMAIAGVILES; encoded by the coding sequence ATGGTCGTCGGGTTCGGAATAGATGCCGTTGATATAAGCCGTATACGGCGGTGGATGGAAAACGCAGGGCTGCTTGCCCGTTTCTTTCATCCTCAAGAGTTGGCGGAAACCAAGAGTAGGGGTTTAACCGCCGCATACTCTTTGGCAGCACGCTTTGCAGCAAAAGAGGCTTATGGGAAAGCGCTCGGTACCGGATTAAAAGGCATAACGCTCAAAAATATTCTCGTTACCAATAATCCCAATGGCAAACCGGAGCTGACGCTCTTAGGCGATGCAGCCGTGCCGTTCGAGCGTATACACGGTACCCATATTCACCTTTCACTAACCCACGAAAGCAATATGGCTATTGCCGGGGTTATATTAGAAAGTTAA
- the cdaA gene encoding diadenylate cyclase CdaA: MELLRDMLSFYLSYIGPVLDVLLLAFLMYKSYQILIKTQAAQLGKGALLMLLIYAVAFLLHLTTLLWILNTLATGVVIGAAIIFQPELRRMFLTMGQNDWFRRSRSQHSHIDYVLTAAERLSAERRGMLVIFLRQNNLKEIIENPSATRINAEISSNLLVTIFEFDTPLHDGAVVIDNGRIIAAGCYLPLTKQEDINKSFGTRHRAALGIAEETDAVVLVVSEESGAISLAYDSKLYYDLTTDNIESELTYLLKVKAKTQTADKSEGSAS; this comes from the coding sequence ATGGAACTACTTAGGGATATGCTGTCGTTCTACCTCTCCTATATCGGACCGGTGCTGGATGTGCTGCTCCTTGCATTTCTGATGTACAAGTCATATCAGATACTGATTAAAACGCAGGCTGCGCAACTTGGAAAAGGAGCATTGTTGATGCTCCTCATTTATGCGGTTGCCTTTTTACTGCACCTTACGACGCTGCTTTGGATATTGAATACGCTTGCGACGGGAGTTGTTATCGGTGCGGCAATTATCTTTCAGCCCGAACTGCGGAGGATGTTCCTGACGATGGGGCAGAACGACTGGTTCAGACGTTCCCGCTCTCAGCACAGCCATATCGATTATGTATTAACCGCCGCGGAACGCCTTTCTGCAGAACGCCGCGGTATGCTGGTTATATTTTTACGGCAGAATAATTTAAAAGAGATTATCGAAAATCCTTCCGCGACCCGCATCAATGCGGAAATCAGCTCGAACCTGCTTGTTACCATTTTTGAATTTGACACCCCGCTGCATGACGGCGCAGTCGTTATCGACAACGGACGTATTATTGCGGCGGGCTGCTATCTGCCGCTTACCAAGCAGGAAGATATCAACAAGAGCTTCGGAACACGGCACCGCGCGGCGCTCGGCATTGCGGAAGAAACCGATGCGGTGGTGCTTGTCGTATCCGAAGAATCGGGGGCAATCAGCCTTGCGTACGATTCAAAACTGTATTACGACCTTACGACGGATAATATTGAATCGGAATTGACCTATCTGCTTAAAGTCAAAGCAAAGACGCAAACTGCCGACAAATCCGAAGGAAGCGCTTCATGA
- the truA gene encoding tRNA pseudouridine(38-40) synthase TruA, whose amino-acid sequence MTTDSASFRRNILLRISYDGTRFHGWQKQLQHGEESFRTVQGEVERALALLHKHPVELFGSGRTDAGVHACGQAAHFFTDIARIKPESFVPALNSALPKDVRIIEAAHVSDNLHARFSARSRTYRYFIHCGKTAFAHQLPYCWHIRREPDINLLNRMAGVLSGELDCTTFSAAGDQSKSKSRYIYTAHFFTDRDFLVFEISANAFLWRMVRSVTGTLLHYEQQNGTKEDFEAVLRSKDRRNAGETAPPQGLFLWSIDYPQQLLTP is encoded by the coding sequence ATGACGACTGATTCCGCTTCTTTCCGTCGGAATATCCTGCTTCGGATATCGTATGACGGCACACGGTTCCACGGATGGCAAAAGCAGCTGCAGCACGGGGAAGAATCTTTCCGCACCGTACAGGGGGAAGTCGAGCGGGCGCTGGCGTTGCTGCATAAGCATCCCGTCGAGCTTTTCGGTTCGGGGAGAACCGATGCGGGCGTCCATGCCTGCGGGCAGGCTGCTCATTTTTTTACCGATATAGCGCGGATTAAACCGGAAAGTTTTGTACCGGCGCTCAATTCCGCCCTGCCTAAGGATGTACGGATTATCGAGGCAGCTCACGTTTCCGATAACTTACACGCCCGCTTCAGCGCCCGCTCGCGTACATACCGGTATTTTATTCACTGCGGCAAAACCGCCTTTGCGCATCAATTACCCTATTGCTGGCATATACGGCGCGAACCGGATATTAACCTGCTTAACCGGATGGCGGGTGTTTTGTCGGGAGAATTGGATTGCACAACCTTTTCCGCCGCCGGAGACCAGAGTAAGAGTAAATCGCGCTATATCTATACGGCGCACTTTTTTACCGACCGTGATTTTCTGGTTTTTGAAATTTCGGCAAATGCCTTTTTGTGGCGTATGGTACGCTCCGTCACCGGAACCTTACTGCATTATGAACAGCAAAACGGCACAAAAGAAGATTTCGAGGCTGTGCTCCGCTCAAAAGACCGCCGGAATGCGGGAGAAACCGCCCCTCCGCAGGGGCTCTTTTTATGGTCGATCGACTATCCGCAGCAGTTACTTACGCCGTAA
- the folP gene encoding dihydropteroate synthase, which produces MHLRLDCGKGLTIETGLPAFIMGIVNATPDSFYEPSRSVGLQKGLERVLALEAEGADIIDIGGESTRPGSSYICEAEELERVIPLIEAVRKRSAVPLSVDTRKAAVMKAAFKAGATLCNDISALTDDPALGTLIAEEDGAVVLMHKRGTPPTMQQTVPQYRNVISEVRDYLEERAAYALSCGIARERIIIDYGIGFGKTAEDNYRLIAASACFIGLGYPLLVGLSRKSFIGAVTGCPPEKRLAGTLAATMYAVQQGASIVRVHDVAETRELLLVLKELRKYGTT; this is translated from the coding sequence ATGCACTTGCGGCTTGATTGCGGAAAAGGGCTTACAATAGAAACCGGTTTGCCGGCTTTTATCATGGGAATCGTTAATGCAACGCCCGACTCGTTTTATGAACCGAGCCGTTCCGTCGGTTTACAAAAAGGCTTGGAACGGGTATTAGCCTTGGAGGCGGAAGGCGCCGATATTATCGATATCGGGGGGGAATCGACACGTCCCGGCTCTTCGTATATCTGCGAAGCGGAAGAACTGGAGCGGGTTATCCCGTTAATCGAGGCGGTGCGGAAGCGTAGCGCGGTGCCCCTATCGGTGGATACGCGGAAAGCTGCGGTTATGAAGGCCGCTTTTAAAGCGGGCGCAACGCTCTGCAACGATATTTCGGCTTTAACCGACGACCCCGCACTCGGCACGTTGATTGCGGAAGAAGACGGCGCCGTTGTTCTTATGCATAAACGGGGAACCCCGCCTACAATGCAGCAGACAGTCCCGCAGTATCGGAATGTCATATCGGAAGTACGGGATTATCTTGAAGAACGGGCGGCCTACGCTTTAAGCTGCGGCATAGCGCGTGAGCGCATCATTATCGATTACGGTATCGGCTTCGGAAAAACAGCTGAGGATAACTACCGGTTGATTGCGGCAAGCGCGTGTTTTATCGGCTTGGGGTATCCGCTTTTGGTAGGGCTGTCGCGGAAGTCGTTTATCGGCGCCGTTACCGGATGTCCTCCCGAAAAACGGCTTGCGGGAACGCTTGCGGCAACGATGTATGCGGTGCAGCAAGGCGCATCAATCGTACGGGTTCACGATGTTGCGGAAACGAGGGAACTATTACTGGTGTTAAAGGAATTGCGAAAATATGGAACTACTTAG
- a CDS encoding DUF2225 domain-containing protein gives MKREEDLQSKKEAAISYYSKDQIECPVCGAKFKREEMYSGGGRVIAGDLTEELRRLYEPSAKYGEVYPLIYSMTVCPQCLYTGFTQDFRVIERPIAEKLLEAMNERYNAIKNLFGHIDFNTARTLHAGAASYYLALLCYDHFDSKYSPTIKQAICALRAAWLFSTLGEKEPEENYTYISKLFYQKALFLYRRALELETTGKEMIAGLKSFGPDVDKNYGYDGVIYLGALLEYRYGQRQDAETRLKRLGMHKIALAKMFGLGKSSKSKPGPILEHARALYDALKVELHETDDD, from the coding sequence ATGAAACGTGAAGAAGATCTACAGAGCAAAAAAGAAGCCGCTATTTCTTATTATTCTAAGGATCAGATTGAATGTCCCGTATGCGGAGCAAAATTTAAACGGGAAGAAATGTATTCAGGCGGCGGCCGCGTTATTGCGGGCGATTTAACGGAAGAACTGCGCCGTTTATACGAACCGTCGGCAAAATACGGGGAGGTATATCCGCTCATTTACAGTATGACCGTTTGCCCGCAGTGTCTGTACACAGGCTTTACGCAGGATTTCCGAGTAATTGAAAGACCGATTGCCGAAAAACTGCTTGAAGCAATGAATGAGCGCTATAACGCAATAAAAAATCTTTTCGGGCATATCGATTTTAATACTGCAAGGACGCTTCATGCAGGAGCTGCCTCCTATTATCTCGCCTTACTCTGTTACGATCATTTTGATTCCAAGTATTCTCCGACTATTAAGCAGGCAATATGCGCACTCCGCGCTGCATGGCTTTTTTCAACACTTGGGGAAAAAGAGCCGGAGGAAAACTACACTTATATTTCCAAACTCTTTTATCAAAAAGCCCTGTTTTTGTATCGGCGTGCTCTTGAATTGGAAACAACCGGTAAAGAGATGATTGCCGGTTTAAAATCATTCGGACCCGATGTGGATAAAAACTACGGCTACGACGGCGTTATCTATTTGGGCGCTTTGCTTGAATACCGGTACGGTCAAAGGCAGGATGCCGAAACTCGGCTTAAGCGGCTGGGAATGCATAAAATTGCATTGGCAAAAATGTTCGGCCTCGGAAAATCCTCCAAAAGTAAGCCCGGCCCGATTTTGGAACATGCCCGCGCCCTCTATGATGCGTTGAAGGTTGAATTACACGAAACCGATGACGACTGA
- the ruvC gene encoding crossover junction endodeoxyribonuclease RuvC, translating to MTEQRTAAGRVIMGIDPGLASTGYGIIAVTGSRMRCIDYGVIQTEAGQIQGNRLLIVFDRLTELIRAYHPIAAGIETLYFAKNVTSALSVSEARGVTLLALAQAGVPVFQYAPNAIKKAVTGIAQAEKQQVQLTVQLLLGLKTIPKPDHAADALAAAITYVNNF from the coding sequence ATGACGGAACAACGAACAGCCGCAGGGCGGGTTATTATGGGCATCGACCCCGGGCTTGCCTCTACCGGCTACGGCATCATCGCCGTAACCGGCAGCAGGATGCGCTGTATCGACTACGGCGTTATTCAAACGGAGGCGGGACAGATACAGGGGAACCGGTTGCTCATTGTCTTTGACCGGCTCACCGAGCTTATTCGCGCCTATCATCCTATCGCCGCCGGTATCGAAACGCTCTATTTTGCAAAAAACGTAACCAGCGCGTTAAGCGTTTCCGAAGCGCGCGGCGTAACGCTGCTTGCATTGGCGCAAGCGGGAGTTCCCGTCTTTCAATACGCGCCGAATGCTATTAAAAAAGCGGTTACCGGCATCGCGCAGGCGGAAAAGCAACAGGTGCAGCTAACCGTTCAGTTGCTGCTCGGGCTAAAAACAATCCCTAAACCCGATCATGCCGCCGATGCGCTGGCGGCGGCGATTACGTATGTGAATAACTTTTAG
- a CDS encoding aminopeptidase P family protein, giving the protein MTIVERINLLRKNMAECGFDAYYIPTADPHQCEYLAEHDKTRVFISGFTGSAGAVLVTKDKAFLWTDGRYFLQAEKELQGSGILLQKSGEPGVPTVFEYLAQTLPAGSTIGMDGKVMAVNSFTQFNTSLPGMKLATGRDLIGEMWTDRPAPVLSKAFLLDVRYTGKSASEKIKEVRAALRGKKADATVIGALEDVCYLFNIRGNDIECTPVVTAYALIDMQSARLYIDARQMTDAVRAALEKEGVSVAPYEAVFTDAEKLRGKVYLDPARTNVFLRNKIKAEIVEGLNITSTMKAIKNEIEVKNYRNAFLKDGVAMVKILKWAEEHAASGITEWDVSEQLLRFRAEQPDFIEASFTTIAGYGPNAAIIHYGPKKETAAALQPKGFLLLDSGGQYKDGTTDITRTIPLGPLTAEEKEDYTLVLKGHIQLALAKFPENTTGYKLDILARNPLRQYGKDYKHGTGHGVGYVLSVHEGPQNIGLRYLDIPMKVGMITSNEPGFYCAGSHGIRIENLTLTKEWKTTEYGTFLEFETLTLCPIDTRPVVKELLLPEELKWLNDYNQTVRTALEPRLDEAHRAFLKERTQAL; this is encoded by the coding sequence ATGACAATAGTTGAACGTATTAACTTATTACGCAAGAATATGGCGGAATGCGGCTTCGACGCCTATTATATTCCGACCGCCGACCCTCATCAGTGCGAATATCTTGCCGAACACGATAAGACGCGTGTTTTTATTTCGGGTTTTACCGGATCTGCAGGAGCGGTACTGGTTACAAAAGACAAGGCCTTTTTGTGGACTGACGGCCGGTATTTTTTGCAGGCTGAAAAAGAGTTACAGGGAAGCGGTATCCTTTTGCAAAAAAGCGGAGAGCCGGGAGTACCGACCGTATTTGAATACCTTGCACAAACGCTTCCTGCGGGAAGTACGATCGGCATGGACGGGAAAGTTATGGCGGTTAACTCCTTTACACAGTTTAACACATCGCTTCCCGGCATGAAGCTTGCTACCGGCCGCGATCTTATCGGCGAGATGTGGACGGATCGCCCCGCGCCCGTATTAAGCAAAGCCTTTTTACTCGATGTCCGTTATACGGGCAAATCCGCATCGGAAAAAATCAAAGAAGTCCGCGCAGCCCTTAGGGGAAAAAAGGCGGATGCAACGGTCATCGGAGCTTTAGAGGATGTTTGCTACCTGTTTAACATCCGCGGTAACGATATTGAATGTACGCCGGTTGTTACCGCCTACGCCTTGATCGATATGCAGTCCGCGCGGCTTTACATCGATGCACGGCAAATGACGGATGCGGTGCGGGCAGCGTTGGAAAAAGAAGGTGTTTCGGTTGCTCCCTACGAAGCGGTTTTTACCGACGCCGAAAAACTGCGCGGTAAGGTCTACCTTGATCCTGCACGGACAAACGTCTTCCTCCGTAATAAGATAAAAGCGGAGATCGTAGAAGGTCTTAATATCACCTCTACGATGAAAGCAATTAAAAACGAAATTGAAGTGAAAAACTACCGGAATGCTTTCCTAAAAGACGGCGTCGCGATGGTTAAAATCCTCAAATGGGCGGAAGAACATGCCGCGAGCGGCATCACCGAATGGGATGTTTCCGAGCAGCTGCTTCGTTTCCGTGCCGAACAGCCCGACTTTATAGAAGCGAGCTTTACCACGATTGCCGGATACGGACCGAATGCGGCGATCATTCACTACGGGCCTAAAAAGGAAACCGCCGCTGCGCTGCAGCCCAAAGGCTTTTTACTGCTCGATTCAGGCGGACAATACAAAGATGGAACGACGGACATTACCCGTACCATTCCGCTCGGCCCGCTCACAGCGGAAGAAAAAGAAGATTATACGTTGGTGTTAAAGGGGCATATCCAGCTCGCATTGGCAAAGTTTCCCGAAAACACAACCGGCTATAAGCTCGATATCCTCGCCCGCAATCCGCTCCGGCAATACGGCAAGGATTATAAGCACGGCACCGGCCACGGCGTCGGATATGTGCTGTCCGTTCACGAAGGGCCGCAAAATATCGGGCTCCGCTATCTGGATATTCCGATGAAGGTTGGAATGATTACCTCCAACGAGCCCGGTTTTTACTGTGCGGGCAGTCACGGAATCCGCATCGAAAACCTCACGCTGACAAAGGAATGGAAAACAACGGAATACGGAACATTCTTGGAGTTTGAAACGCTGACACTCTGCCCGATCGACACGCGGCCTGTTGTCAAAGAACTGCTGCTGCCCGAAGAGTTGAAATGGCTGAACGATTATAATCAAACGGTTCGCACCGCCTTGGAACCCCGTTTAGATGAAGCGCACCGCGCATTCTTAAAAGAGCGGACACAGGCGCTCTAA
- a CDS encoding CdaR family protein, whose protein sequence is MNIKQILLRLTENWPVKIICLVFAVFLSEFYRGNLLDKRYLIVPLTVVNNGPLTPAEQYPTKIKVTLWGEAIGIGSIGENDITASIDISDFKTEGTYRIPIETRLLGTVTPLGNMEISTEPAILTLRLTTSIRKQVPVTLSLKGIPADGYEVTESSLDPAAVEIEGPAEPVEKIDELTTEPLSVEGRTNGFSGTADIINDDPLVSIVGKAQVQSTVKISETTIQKQFDNIPIYFEKSNKELSITADKKTGSLEVQGPKRLLETWTPPQNILTVSCETVTEPGVYTLPVVPVLSVEYSKLKIVQVNPKSVQITAELPEAAERDTVHTWSSGSE, encoded by the coding sequence ATGAACATAAAACAAATTCTACTTCGTCTTACCGAAAATTGGCCGGTTAAAATTATCTGTCTTGTATTTGCCGTTTTTCTGTCGGAGTTTTATCGCGGAAACCTTTTGGATAAGCGCTACCTCATCGTTCCGCTTACGGTTGTAAATAACGGCCCGCTCACACCTGCAGAGCAATATCCCACTAAGATAAAGGTTACGCTTTGGGGAGAAGCCATCGGAATCGGTTCTATCGGTGAAAATGATATTACGGCATCCATCGATATATCGGATTTTAAAACCGAAGGGACGTACCGGATTCCTATCGAAACTCGATTGCTTGGAACGGTAACGCCGCTCGGTAATATGGAAATCAGTACGGAACCGGCAATCTTAACGTTAAGGCTGACAACAAGTATACGCAAGCAGGTTCCCGTTACGCTGTCTCTTAAAGGAATTCCTGCGGACGGATATGAAGTAACGGAAAGCTCTCTTGATCCGGCCGCTGTAGAAATAGAAGGCCCCGCCGAACCGGTAGAAAAAATCGATGAGCTTACTACGGAGCCTCTTTCGGTAGAAGGGCGTACAAACGGATTTTCGGGAACGGCGGACATTATCAATGACGATCCGCTGGTTTCGATTGTCGGCAAGGCGCAAGTGCAGTCTACCGTTAAAATAAGTGAAACGACTATTCAAAAGCAATTTGATAATATCCCCATTTATTTTGAAAAGTCGAATAAAGAATTGTCGATAACCGCCGACAAAAAAACAGGTAGTTTAGAAGTACAGGGGCCGAAGCGATTGCTGGAAACGTGGACTCCTCCTCAAAATATCTTGACGGTATCGTGCGAAACCGTTACCGAACCCGGTGTGTATACGCTGCCGGTTGTGCCGGTTCTCTCGGTGGAGTATTCTAAACTCAAGATAGTGCAGGTTAATCCTAAATCGGTACAGATCACGGCGGAATTGCCGGAAGCTGCGGAAAGGGATACGGTACATACATGGTCGTCGGGTTCGGAATAG